One part of the Chryseobacterium mulctrae genome encodes these proteins:
- the glgB gene encoding 1,4-alpha-glucan branching protein GlgB, producing the protein MNFVKTYTLFTEHDVYLFKEGKHYRLYEKFGAHSVEKDGIKGVYFSVWAPNAKKVSVIGNFNNWNHREHILFPRWDQSGIWEGFIPALSLGILYKYAIETAQGKILEKSDPYALSWEQNLQAASMVSTNWYEWSDQEWLEKRWQKNSLEAPISVYELHLGSWLRNENNPEKFLNYRDIASKLVPYINEMGFTHVEFMPVMEYPYDPSWGYQITGFFAATSRFGSPQDLMFLINELHKNDIGVILDWVPSHFPGDANGLHRFDGSYLYEHEDPRKGFHPDWKSYIFNYGRNEVKSFLISNAVFWLDRYHADGLRVDAVTSMLHLDYSRNEGEWEPNIYGENVNLEAKAFLQEFNTAVYKEFGNNIMTIAEESSDFPKLTKPVHEGGVGFGMKWMMGWMHDTLFYFKEDPINRKHHHNKLTFSSMYMYNENYMIPLSHDEVVHGKASLIYKMKGDEWQKFANLRALYVYMFTHPGAKLLFMGDEFGQTNEWNFKQSLDWHLLEYPVHKGLQTLVKDLNHLYKNETALFENQFNQNGFEWVEANDQENSVYIYLRKGKRRDDVFMVILNLTPNVLDYKVGVNLGTHWEVVLNSDDEKYNGSGVEANIFREDHDEWMNRPRSISINLPALSGIVLRQRKDKKYKLNRIKQHKK; encoded by the coding sequence ATGAATTTTGTAAAAACCTACACCCTTTTTACGGAGCATGATGTCTATCTTTTTAAAGAAGGTAAACATTACAGACTCTACGAAAAGTTTGGTGCTCATTCTGTTGAAAAAGACGGAATAAAAGGGGTTTATTTTTCGGTTTGGGCTCCGAATGCCAAAAAAGTTTCCGTTATCGGGAATTTTAATAACTGGAATCACCGAGAACATATCCTTTTTCCGAGATGGGATCAATCCGGGATTTGGGAAGGTTTTATTCCTGCGCTTTCTTTGGGAATACTTTACAAGTATGCAATAGAAACGGCTCAAGGAAAAATTTTAGAAAAAAGTGATCCATATGCTTTAAGCTGGGAACAAAATCTCCAGGCTGCATCAATGGTCTCTACCAATTGGTATGAATGGAGCGATCAGGAATGGCTGGAAAAACGCTGGCAAAAAAACAGTTTAGAGGCTCCGATTTCCGTTTACGAATTACATTTAGGTTCGTGGCTACGAAACGAAAATAATCCTGAAAAATTTCTGAATTACAGAGATATTGCCTCAAAACTGGTTCCTTATATTAATGAAATGGGTTTTACTCATGTAGAGTTTATGCCCGTGATGGAATATCCTTATGATCCGAGTTGGGGGTATCAGATTACCGGTTTTTTTGCAGCAACGTCTCGTTTTGGTTCTCCGCAGGATTTGATGTTTTTAATTAACGAACTTCATAAAAATGATATTGGCGTTATTTTAGATTGGGTTCCTTCGCATTTTCCGGGTGATGCAAATGGATTGCATCGTTTTGACGGTTCTTATTTATATGAACATGAAGATCCCAGAAAGGGGTTTCATCCCGATTGGAAATCTTATATTTTTAATTACGGACGAAATGAAGTGAAATCTTTTCTAATTTCAAATGCGGTATTCTGGCTCGATCGTTATCACGCAGACGGACTTCGGGTTGATGCGGTAACTTCAATGCTTCATTTAGATTATTCAAGAAATGAAGGCGAATGGGAACCGAATATTTATGGAGAAAATGTAAATCTTGAAGCAAAAGCTTTTCTTCAGGAATTTAATACAGCCGTTTATAAAGAATTTGGAAATAATATCATGACCATTGCTGAGGAAAGTTCAGACTTTCCAAAGCTGACAAAGCCTGTACATGAAGGCGGGGTAGGATTTGGTATGAAGTGGATGATGGGATGGATGCATGATACTTTATTTTATTTTAAAGAAGATCCAATCAATAGAAAACATCATCATAACAAGCTGACTTTTTCTTCGATGTATATGTATAATGAAAATTATATGATTCCGCTTTCGCACGATGAAGTGGTACACGGAAAAGCAAGTTTGATCTATAAAATGAAAGGTGATGAATGGCAGAAATTTGCCAATCTTAGAGCTTTGTATGTTTATATGTTTACGCATCCCGGAGCAAAATTATTGTTTATGGGTGATGAATTCGGGCAAACCAATGAATGGAATTTTAAGCAGAGCTTAGATTGGCATTTGTTGGAATATCCGGTTCATAAAGGTTTGCAGACTTTAGTGAAAGATCTGAATCATCTTTATAAGAACGAAACAGCGCTTTTTGAAAATCAATTCAATCAAAATGGTTTTGAATGGGTTGAAGCCAACGATCAGGAAAATTCTGTCTATATTTATTTAAGGAAAGGAAAAAGAAGGGATGATGTTTTTATGGTGATCTTAAATCTTACCCCAAATGTTTTAGATTATAAAGTTGGCGTAAATTTAGGTACACACTGGGAAGTAGTTTTGAATTCCGATGATGAAAAATACAATGGAAGCGGAGTTGAGGCGAATATCTTCAGAGAAGATCACGATGAATGGATGAACCGTCCAAGATCAATAAGCATAAATCTTCCTGCACTTTCCGGAATTGTTTTAAGACAGAGAAAAGATAAAAAGTATAAATTAAATAGGATTAAACAACACAAAAAATGA
- a CDS encoding glycogen synthase → MTIFHLSTECYPVAKVGGLADVVGALPKYQNKIKEVNAKVVMPWYNKHFVYDYDFEVVFDGFIHQGSNMLQVQVMKETTDVLGFELFMVKIPGLLDRENPYGYQDESFQFLAFQHGVLHWLTAMKIRPDVLHCHDYHTGLVPFMIENCEEFEFLKGVKTIGTIHNGEYQGMMSWDMVNYMPAFDHHKWGLLDWNGFINPLASMIKCCNAFTTVSEGYLEELFVSFRGLESLVREEFSKAYGIINGIDTDVWNPQTDPMIDFNFNSKNALKIKKKNKAKLCKEYGLNPELPLFAFIGRFATEKGADLLPDLIWRSIKQSFGGLNIIVLGSGNAYIEQQLKELDSVYSNFATDIGYKEHLSHKIYASADFLLMPSRVEPCGLNQMYAMRYGTVPVVSYTGGLRDTVKDITTGGSGLNFTYPGVDDIIHAMSRGVNIYKNKAQMDELVLSNMKFDFAWEKSAEKYLTLYKN, encoded by the coding sequence ATGACAATATTTCACCTCAGTACAGAATGTTATCCCGTAGCAAAAGTTGGCGGACTTGCAGATGTGGTCGGTGCTTTGCCAAAATATCAGAACAAAATAAAAGAGGTCAACGCAAAAGTAGTGATGCCTTGGTATAACAAACATTTTGTGTACGACTATGATTTTGAAGTGGTTTTTGATGGGTTTATTCATCAGGGTTCCAATATGCTTCAGGTTCAGGTAATGAAAGAAACGACAGATGTTTTGGGATTTGAATTGTTTATGGTGAAAATTCCGGGATTGCTTGACCGTGAAAATCCTTATGGCTATCAAGATGAAAGTTTTCAGTTTTTAGCTTTTCAGCACGGGGTTTTACATTGGTTGACTGCGATGAAAATTCGTCCCGATGTTTTGCATTGTCATGATTACCATACAGGTTTGGTTCCTTTTATGATAGAAAACTGTGAAGAGTTTGAATTTTTAAAAGGTGTAAAAACGATAGGAACGATTCATAACGGTGAATATCAGGGAATGATGAGTTGGGATATGGTCAATTATATGCCTGCTTTTGATCATCACAAATGGGGACTTCTCGACTGGAATGGCTTTATCAATCCTTTGGCGAGTATGATTAAATGTTGTAATGCTTTTACAACGGTTTCAGAAGGATATTTAGAAGAATTGTTTGTGAGTTTCAGAGGTCTTGAAAGTTTGGTAAGAGAAGAATTTTCAAAAGCTTATGGAATTATCAACGGGATCGATACAGATGTTTGGAATCCACAGACCGATCCAATGATCGATTTTAATTTTAATAGCAAAAATGCACTTAAAATAAAGAAGAAAAACAAGGCTAAACTTTGTAAAGAATATGGTTTAAATCCTGAACTTCCTTTGTTTGCTTTTATCGGAAGATTTGCTACTGAAAAAGGTGCAGATTTGCTTCCGGATTTAATTTGGCGAAGTATTAAGCAGAGTTTCGGAGGTTTAAATATTATTGTTCTTGGTTCAGGAAATGCTTATATAGAACAACAGTTGAAAGAATTGGACTCAGTTTATTCAAATTTTGCGACAGATATTGGATATAAAGAACATTTATCACATAAAATTTACGCTTCGGCAGATTTTTTGTTGATGCCTTCAAGAGTTGAACCTTGCGGTCTCAATCAGATGTATGCAATGCGTTACGGAACTGTTCCTGTGGTGAGTTATACAGGAGGATTGAGAGATACTGTAAAAGATATTACAACCGGAGGTTCCGGCTTGAATTTTACCTATCCCGGAGTTGACGATATTATTCACGCGATGAGTCGTGGTGTGAATATTTACAAAAACAAAGCACAAATGGATGAATTGGTTTTGTCTAATATGAAATTTGACTTTGCCTGGGAAAAATCAGCTGAAAAATATTTAACATTATATAAAAATTAA
- a CDS encoding glucose-1-phosphate adenylyltransferase, with protein MKHNVISIVLGGGRGTRLFPLTYTRSKPAVPIAGKYRLVDIPISNCLNSGLNKILVLTQFNSASLNSHIKNSYHFDIFSQGFVDILAAEQNVDSDSWFQGTADAVRQSMKHLEKYDYEYILILSGDQLYQMDFNEMLDFHIDNGGDVTIATIPVNAKDATGFGILKSDDDGNITSFVEKPGFDELEGLQSEVSEENKAKGKEFLASMGIYIFSKTILKKMFDEGAGDDFGKDIIPNSIGKYTTLSYQYEGYWTDIGTIESFYEANLDLCHDFPQFNLFSSAPIFTRARMLPPSKVNGSYVSKAVFGDGCIIMADKIENSVIGNRTRVDKGSTIVNSYIMGADFYQNTTEIVNNDRKGLPNMGIGKYCYIEKAILDKNCFIGDNVRIIGGKHLQDGDYGTHSVQDGIVVVKKGAILPPGTHIG; from the coding sequence ATGAAACACAACGTTATTTCTATTGTGTTGGGAGGAGGTAGAGGAACAAGGCTTTTTCCATTGACTTATACAAGGTCTAAACCCGCTGTTCCGATTGCAGGAAAATACAGATTGGTAGATATTCCGATCTCGAATTGTTTGAATTCAGGATTAAATAAGATCCTGGTTTTGACTCAGTTTAATTCGGCTTCTCTTAACTCGCACATTAAAAATTCTTACCACTTTGATATTTTCAGTCAGGGTTTTGTAGATATTTTGGCAGCAGAGCAGAATGTTGACAGTGACAGCTGGTTTCAGGGAACTGCAGATGCGGTTCGCCAATCAATGAAGCATCTTGAAAAATACGATTATGAGTATATTCTTATTCTTTCAGGAGATCAGCTGTATCAGATGGATTTTAATGAAATGCTCGATTTTCATATCGATAATGGAGGTGATGTAACAATTGCAACGATTCCTGTAAATGCAAAAGATGCAACAGGTTTTGGAATTTTAAAATCTGATGATGATGGAAATATCACTTCATTCGTTGAGAAACCAGGATTTGATGAGCTTGAAGGTCTACAATCTGAAGTTTCAGAAGAAAATAAAGCGAAAGGAAAAGAGTTTTTAGCTTCGATGGGAATTTATATTTTTTCTAAAACAATTTTAAAGAAAATGTTTGATGAGGGAGCTGGAGATGATTTCGGAAAAGATATTATCCCAAATTCTATCGGAAAATATACAACGCTTAGTTATCAATACGAAGGTTACTGGACGGATATTGGAACCATTGAATCTTTCTACGAAGCCAACTTAGATCTTTGTCATGATTTTCCCCAGTTCAATTTGTTTTCATCAGCACCAATTTTTACACGTGCAAGAATGCTTCCGCCATCAAAAGTGAATGGTTCTTATGTAAGTAAAGCTGTTTTCGGAGACGGATGTATCATCATGGCAGATAAAATAGAAAATTCTGTGATTGGAAATCGTACTAGAGTTGACAAAGGTAGCACCATCGTTAATTCATATATTATGGGAGCCGATTTTTATCAAAATACCACAGAAATTGTGAATAACGACCGAAAAGGTTTGCCCAACATGGGGATCGGGAAATACTGCTACATTGAGAAGGCGATTTTAGATAAAAACTGTTTCATCGGTGATAATGTAAGGATCATTGGTGGGAAACACCTTCAGGACGGTGATTACGGAACGCATTCGGTACAGGATGGAATTGTTGTCGTAAAAAAAGGTGCGATACTTCCTCCGGGAACCCACATTGGATAA
- a CDS encoding SRPBCC domain-containing protein, translated as MNIKHPPSSFHHPSKIKNKSDQDIGHFFYLYYFCTMRFFKIIAVIIVLLVGAYAASMYYFVDESKEFTIEKEVDYPLEKVFNQFNNLQNFTRWNNFFSSSKTITIDYYTPYEGKGSAISYNDPKSDDGGEMFIRYENPNKTLRYQLFEDEDENPTLIDVKFTAVSAEKTKITWYVHTPKLSVLSRAQNFWTEDKFADNIEKSMLNLKNVLGNKVEKDNQLAAIKYDSLMVEKEEEKMILGVNVSTSNKKDALYRNIVMNYNKINNFVTMDLGKKSDEVGYPVLITDADNFKDNEVSYFFGIPLSKRIGISDNNFSFRSVNPTENYVIYFKGSYPARIKAIQQLIQKAKKDKMRYGDVYQTFIEPPVEGQDVNMKLSLSVYR; from the coding sequence TTGAATATCAAACATCCGCCATCAAGCTTCCATCACCCATCAAAAATAAAAAACAAGAGTGATCAAGATATTGGTCACTTTTTTTATTTGTATTACTTTTGTACGATGCGTTTTTTTAAAATCATAGCGGTTATTATAGTTTTGTTAGTGGGAGCTTATGCGGCTTCCATGTATTATTTTGTAGATGAAAGTAAAGAATTTACGATAGAGAAAGAAGTAGATTATCCTTTAGAAAAGGTCTTCAACCAGTTTAATAATTTACAGAATTTTACTCGTTGGAATAATTTTTTCTCCAGCTCAAAAACCATTACGATTGATTATTACACGCCTTACGAAGGAAAAGGAAGTGCAATTAGTTACAATGATCCTAAAAGCGACGATGGTGGCGAAATGTTTATCCGTTACGAAAATCCAAACAAAACGCTGAGGTATCAGCTTTTCGAAGATGAGGATGAAAATCCTACTCTAATTGATGTGAAATTTACCGCAGTTTCTGCTGAAAAAACAAAGATCACTTGGTATGTTCATACTCCGAAGTTATCAGTTTTATCAAGAGCTCAGAATTTTTGGACTGAAGATAAATTTGCGGATAACATCGAGAAAAGCATGCTTAATCTTAAAAATGTTTTAGGAAATAAAGTAGAAAAAGACAATCAGCTGGCTGCCATAAAATACGACAGTCTTATGGTGGAAAAGGAAGAGGAGAAAATGATTTTGGGGGTGAATGTAAGTACTTCTAATAAAAAAGATGCTTTGTACAGAAATATTGTCATGAATTATAACAAAATAAATAATTTTGTGACGATGGATTTAGGTAAAAAAAGTGATGAAGTAGGATATCCTGTTTTGATTACCGATGCCGACAATTTTAAAGACAATGAGGTATCTTATTTTTTCGGAATTCCATTATCAAAAAGAATTGGAATTTCAGATAATAATTTCAGTTTCAGATCTGTGAACCCGACAGAAAATTATGTAATCTATTTCAAAGGATCTTATCCGGCAAGAATAAAAGCAATTCAGCAGCTTATACAAAAAGCAAAGAAAGACAAAATGCGCTATGGTGATGTTTATCAGACTTTTATAGAGCCGCCTGTGGAAGGTCAGGATGTTAACATGAAACTTTCTCTCTCTGTTTATAGATGA
- a CDS encoding 2-oxoglutarate dehydrogenase E1 component: MDRFSFLNAAHSQLIEDLYQQYLKFPDSLEPSWKAFFQGFDFAIENYSDDESIQYVQNSVKSSPAVQQISQAASNGEVPEHIKKEFKVVNLIEAYRTRGHLFTKTNPVRERRHYTPTLDIENFGLDKSDLNTKFNCAVETGMKGPATLQDLITHLQSIYCDSIGVEYMHINNVQEKDFIKQWLQVNENHPILSANEKTEILLKLNQAVAFENYLHTKFVGQKRFSLEGGETLIPALDQLISRSSQLGVDEVVLGMAHRGRLNVLTNIFGKSYKQIFSEFEGKEFEEDVFSGDVKYHLGSSKKIKTASGEEVAINLTPNPSHLETVAALVEGICRAKVDDKYKDYSKVLPIIIHGDGALAGQGIAYEVAQMMTLDGYKTGGTVHIVVNNQVSFTTNYMDARSSTYCTDVAKVTESPVMHVNADDAEAVVHAMHFAADFRAKFGKDVYIDLLGYRKYGHNEGDEPRFTQPNLYKLISKHQNPREIYKDKLLKDNVTSNDVIAKMETEFKALLDKDFDASKEIEKNVMDIFMADDWTNFPIAKRGAVQDAVDTKYDLAKLKELAIKMSTLPADKKFINKITRLFDNRIKAIEANSLDWALGEWLAYATLLVEGHNVRISGEDVERGTFSHRHAVVKTEDTEEEYVPLKEVSESRFDVFNSHLSEYGVLGFDYGYAMASPNTLTIWEAQFGDFVNGAQIIVDQYLAAAEEKWKIQDGLVMLLPHGSEGQGAEHSSARLERFLTLCANENMVVANITSPANYFHLLRRQLKWAFRKPLIVMSPKSLLRHPKVVSPLEDFSNKGFQPILDDPTADPAKIEKLVLCSGKLYFELLAKKEELNCENVALVRFEQLYPLQTDAIEAIFAKYDNRKSIIWAQEEPENMGAWSYILRNFRDTGIQVVSPVPSGAPAPGSHKMFEKNQNAVINRVFDRDDAPAKRPVTA, translated from the coding sequence ATGGACAGATTTTCATTCCTAAACGCAGCTCATTCTCAGTTAATTGAGGATTTATACCAACAATACTTAAAATTTCCTGACTCTTTAGAACCATCATGGAAAGCCTTTTTTCAAGGCTTTGATTTTGCCATTGAGAACTACAGTGATGACGAAAGCATCCAGTACGTGCAAAATTCGGTGAAATCTTCACCTGCAGTGCAGCAGATTTCTCAGGCGGCTTCAAACGGTGAAGTTCCGGAGCACATCAAAAAGGAATTTAAGGTGGTAAACCTTATTGAAGCTTACAGAACGAGAGGTCACTTGTTTACAAAAACCAATCCGGTGCGTGAAAGAAGGCATTATACGCCAACTTTGGATATTGAAAATTTTGGGCTTGACAAGTCTGATTTAAATACAAAATTCAACTGCGCTGTTGAAACAGGTATGAAAGGTCCTGCAACTTTACAGGATTTGATTACACACCTGCAAAGCATCTACTGCGATTCTATTGGTGTGGAATACATGCACATCAACAACGTTCAGGAGAAAGACTTTATCAAGCAGTGGCTTCAGGTAAACGAAAACCACCCAATTCTTTCGGCTAACGAAAAAACTGAAATTTTATTAAAATTAAATCAGGCGGTTGCGTTTGAAAATTATCTTCATACAAAATTTGTTGGGCAAAAAAGATTCTCACTGGAAGGTGGCGAAACTTTAATTCCTGCTTTGGATCAGTTGATCTCAAGATCTTCTCAGTTAGGAGTTGATGAGGTTGTTCTGGGGATGGCTCACAGAGGAAGATTAAATGTTTTAACCAATATTTTCGGGAAATCTTACAAGCAGATTTTCTCAGAATTTGAAGGAAAAGAATTTGAAGAAGATGTATTCTCTGGTGACGTAAAATACCACTTAGGTTCATCTAAAAAAATAAAAACAGCTTCTGGAGAAGAGGTTGCAATTAATTTGACTCCGAACCCGTCTCACTTAGAAACTGTTGCTGCTTTGGTAGAAGGTATTTGCCGTGCAAAAGTAGACGATAAGTATAAAGATTACTCTAAAGTTTTACCAATCATTATTCATGGTGATGGTGCATTGGCAGGTCAGGGTATTGCTTACGAAGTTGCTCAGATGATGACTTTGGACGGTTACAAAACGGGAGGTACAGTTCATATTGTTGTAAATAACCAGGTTTCATTTACAACCAATTATATGGATGCAAGATCTTCTACGTATTGTACAGATGTTGCGAAAGTAACAGAATCTCCTGTAATGCACGTAAATGCAGATGATGCAGAAGCGGTAGTTCATGCGATGCATTTTGCTGCTGATTTCAGAGCTAAATTTGGTAAAGATGTTTATATCGATTTATTAGGATACAGAAAATATGGTCATAACGAAGGTGATGAGCCAAGATTTACACAGCCTAATTTGTATAAATTAATCTCAAAACACCAGAACCCAAGAGAGATTTATAAAGATAAACTGTTGAAAGACAACGTTACATCAAACGATGTAATTGCAAAAATGGAAACAGAATTCAAAGCGCTTTTAGATAAAGACTTTGATGCTTCTAAGGAAATCGAAAAGAATGTGATGGATATTTTCATGGCAGATGACTGGACGAATTTCCCGATTGCAAAAAGAGGAGCTGTACAAGATGCTGTTGATACAAAATATGATTTAGCTAAGCTAAAAGAATTGGCAATTAAAATGTCAACACTTCCTGCTGATAAAAAATTCATCAATAAGATTACAAGACTTTTCGATAACAGAATCAAAGCTATTGAGGCAAACTCTTTAGATTGGGCTCTTGGAGAGTGGTTGGCTTATGCTACACTTCTTGTAGAAGGTCACAACGTAAGAATTTCTGGTGAAGATGTGGAAAGAGGTACATTTTCTCACAGACATGCTGTTGTAAAAACGGAAGATACAGAAGAAGAGTATGTTCCTTTAAAAGAAGTTTCAGAAAGCAGATTTGATGTTTTCAATTCTCACCTTTCAGAATACGGAGTTTTAGGATTTGATTACGGGTATGCAATGGCATCTCCGAATACTTTAACGATTTGGGAAGCTCAGTTCGGAGATTTCGTCAACGGAGCTCAGATTATTGTCGACCAGTATTTGGCTGCAGCAGAAGAAAAATGGAAAATTCAGGACGGTTTGGTAATGTTGTTACCTCACGGTTCAGAAGGACAGGGTGCAGAACACTCTTCAGCAAGATTGGAAAGATTCCTTACGCTTTGTGCTAATGAGAATATGGTTGTTGCGAATATTACTTCTCCGGCAAACTATTTCCACTTATTAAGAAGACAGTTGAAATGGGCATTCAGAAAGCCATTGATCGTAATGAGTCCAAAATCTTTATTAAGACATCCAAAAGTGGTTTCTCCGCTTGAAGATTTCTCAAACAAAGGATTCCAGCCTATTTTAGATGATCCTACTGCAGATCCTGCAAAAATTGAAAAATTAGTTCTATGTTCAGGTAAATTATACTTCGAATTATTAGCTAAAAAAGAAGAATTAAATTGTGAAAATGTTGCATTGGTAAGATTCGAGCAGTTATATCCGCTTCAAACTGATGCTATCGAAGCTATTTTTGCTAAATATGATAACAGAAAATCAATCATTTGGGCTCAGGAAGAACCAGAAAACATGGGAGCTTGGTCTTATATCTTAAGAAATTTCAGAGATACAGGAATTCAGGTTGTTTCTCCGGTACCAAGTGGTGCACCGGCTCCGGGAAGTCACAAAATGTTTGAAAAAAATCAAAATGCTGTAATCAACAGAGTATTCGACAGAGACGATGCTCCGGCTAAAAGACCAGTAACAGCTTAA
- the odhB gene encoding 2-oxoglutarate dehydrogenase complex dihydrolipoyllysine-residue succinyltransferase — protein MSILEMKVPSPGESITEVEIATWLVKDGDYVQKDQPIAEVDSDKATLELPAEESGIITLKAEEGDVVQVGQVVCLIDMAAAKPEGAAPAAEAPKQEEAKAAEPAKVEAPKPAPAAPQSYATGTPSPAAKKILDEKGIDAAQVSGSGRDGRISKSDAELAAVPAMGGNSLTATGARSTTTTKLSVLRRKIAQRLVSVKNETAMLTTFNEVDMSEIFRLRKQYKEEFAQKHGVGLGFMSFFTKAVTRALQMYPDVNASIDGDFKINYDFCDISIAVSGPKGLMVPVLRNAENMSFANVEGNIKDLAIKVRDGKITVDEMTGGTFTITNGGTFGSMLSTPIINPPQSAILGMHNIIQRPVAVDGQVVIRPMMYVAMSYDHRIIDGKESVGFLVAVKEGIDNPVEILLGGDERKGLGL, from the coding sequence ATGTCAATTTTAGAAATGAAAGTTCCTTCACCGGGAGAATCAATTACAGAAGTTGAAATTGCAACTTGGCTTGTAAAAGATGGTGATTATGTACAAAAAGATCAACCAATCGCTGAAGTAGATTCAGACAAGGCAACTTTAGAATTACCTGCAGAAGAAAGTGGTATTATCACTTTAAAAGCTGAAGAAGGTGATGTGGTACAAGTAGGTCAGGTTGTTTGTTTAATTGATATGGCTGCAGCTAAACCGGAAGGTGCTGCTCCTGCTGCTGAAGCTCCAAAACAGGAAGAAGCTAAAGCTGCTGAACCTGCAAAAGTAGAAGCTCCAAAACCAGCTCCGGCTGCTCCTCAATCCTACGCTACAGGAACTCCTTCTCCGGCTGCCAAGAAAATTCTTGACGAAAAAGGAATTGATGCTGCTCAGGTTTCAGGTTCTGGAAGAGACGGAAGAATCTCTAAATCTGATGCTGAATTAGCTGCTGTTCCTGCAATGGGAGGAAACTCTTTAACAGCTACAGGTGCAAGATCTACTACAACAACTAAACTTTCAGTTCTTAGAAGAAAAATCGCTCAGAGATTAGTTTCTGTAAAGAACGAAACTGCAATGTTGACGACTTTCAACGAAGTTGATATGTCTGAGATTTTCAGATTAAGAAAGCAATATAAAGAAGAATTTGCTCAAAAACACGGAGTAGGACTTGGTTTCATGTCTTTCTTTACAAAAGCGGTTACAAGAGCATTACAAATGTATCCTGATGTGAATGCATCTATCGATGGAGACTTCAAAATTAATTATGATTTCTGCGATATTTCAATTGCAGTTTCAGGTCCTAAAGGATTGATGGTTCCTGTATTGAGAAATGCTGAAAACATGTCTTTCGCAAACGTTGAAGGAAACATCAAAGATTTGGCTATCAAAGTAAGAGACGGTAAAATTACGGTTGACGAAATGACTGGTGGTACTTTCACTATTACAAATGGTGGTACTTTCGGATCGATGTTGTCTACGCCAATTATCAACCCGCCACAATCTGCAATTTTAGGAATGCACAACATTATCCAAAGACCAGTTGCGGTTGACGGACAGGTTGTAATCAGACCAATGATGTATGTTGCAATGTCTTACGATCACAGAATTATCGACGGTAAAGAATCTGTAGGGTTCCTTGTTGCGGTAAAAGAAGGGATCGATAATCCGGTAGAAATTCTATTGGGTGGAGACGAAAGAAAAGGCTTAGGATTATAA
- the apaG gene encoding Co2+/Mg2+ efflux protein ApaG gives MFSKITSNIKVSVDPEYDSMNSYPSENRYVFKYNIVIENDGDFPIKVLKRKWLIFDVGFGFTEVVGDGVIGLTPDVEIGDNFAYFSNVMLRSGVGNMSGKYLVENLYTKEQFEIDIPKFNLVSEVLSN, from the coding sequence ATGTTTTCTAAAATTACTTCTAATATCAAAGTTTCGGTAGACCCTGAATATGATAGTATGAACTCTTATCCTTCAGAAAACCGTTACGTTTTTAAGTATAACATTGTGATTGAAAACGATGGTGATTTCCCGATTAAAGTCCTTAAAAGAAAATGGCTTATTTTCGATGTAGGATTTGGGTTTACAGAAGTTGTAGGTGATGGTGTGATTGGATTGACTCCGGATGTAGAAATCGGAGATAACTTTGCTTATTTTTCGAATGTTATGCTACGTTCAGGCGTAGGAAATATGAGCGGAAAATATTTGGTTGAAAACTTATATACCAAAGAACAGTTTGAAATAGATATTCCTAAATTTAATCTGGTGTCTGAGGTTTTAAGCAATTAA
- a CDS encoding 3'-5' exonuclease has product MDFCALDFETATHERHSACELGICIVQDSKIVETKTWLIKPPSYPYFHQRNIDVHGILPSDVKDAPRFDEIWYEVQDMMYGTLMIAHNASFDAGVLRGCLDYYGMFTPKLNYLCSIQLAKKSWNYLPKYGLKHLAEYHDIQFKHHRAGDDAEACARISLLAFEKLFLTSNDEVSEFMKQKIKAL; this is encoded by the coding sequence ATGGACTTCTGCGCATTAGATTTTGAAACCGCCACTCACGAGAGACATTCTGCCTGTGAATTGGGAATCTGTATTGTTCAGGATTCTAAAATCGTGGAGACCAAAACATGGCTGATAAAACCGCCAAGTTACCCTTATTTTCATCAGAGAAACATTGATGTACACGGCATTTTACCAAGTGATGTAAAAGACGCACCAAGGTTTGATGAAATCTGGTATGAAGTACAGGATATGATGTACGGAACTTTAATGATTGCTCACAATGCAAGTTTCGATGCAGGAGTTTTAAGAGGATGTCTTGATTATTACGGAATGTTTACCCCAAAATTGAATTATCTCTGCAGTATTCAGTTAGCCAAAAAATCTTGGAATTATCTTCCGAAATATGGCTTAAAACATCTTGCAGAATATCATGATATCCAGTTTAAACATCACAGAGCCGGAGATGATGCAGAAGCTTGTGCGAGAATTTCGCTTTTAGCTTTTGAAAAACTGTTTCTTACCAGCAATGATGAAGTTTCAGAGTTTATGAAGCAGAAAATTAAAGCTTTATAA